From the Streptomyces sp. Sge12 genome, the window CCCTCCAGCCTCTACGCCCCGTCCGCGCTCGTGTTCACCGTCGCGCAGGGCGACGACGAGGCGTCCACCGTCCTCCGGGCGTCCACCCTCAGCTGCGCCCCGACCGCCCTGGGCACCCACCCCGATCCGCAGGCCGCCTGCTCCGCGCTCAACGCCACCGGCGGAGCGCTGGACCGCCTGCTGGCCGCCCCGAACCCGGACCGCGTCTGCCCCATGCACTACGCCCCGGTCACCGTGACCGCCGACGGCGTGTGGAAGGGCAGCCGCGTCGCCTGGAAGCACACCTTCTCCAACGCCTGCGCCATGTCCGCGACCCTCAACGGGAACGCCGTCTTCGCGTTCTGAGTACCCGCCCGTGGGCCTCAGGCGTCGTCGAACTGCCGGCGCGAGGCCTCGATGTGACCGAGGTTGCGGTGGGTCCAGTCGCACATGCCGTGGACGGTCTCGCGCAGTCCCCGGCCCGGCCCGGTGAGGGTGTACTCGACCTTCGGCGGCACCGTGGGGTGCACGGTCCGCACCACCAGTCCGTTGCGCTCCAGCATGCGCAGGTTCTGGGTGAGCATCTTGTGGCTGACG encodes:
- a CDS encoding subtilase-type protease inhibitor, producing MRHRIAAASAAALVCLAGTTGIAAAQPSSLYAPSALVFTVAQGDDEASTVLRASTLSCAPTALGTHPDPQAACSALNATGGALDRLLAAPNPDRVCPMHYAPVTVTADGVWKGSRVAWKHTFSNACAMSATLNGNAVFAF
- a CDS encoding winged helix-turn-helix transcriptional regulator, which gives rise to MVTKQFGTSPEDVELKRADSLAREIFSDVANKWALLIIEALGERTLRFGELRDEVEGVSHKMLTQNLRMLERNGLVVRTVHPTVPPKVEYTLTGPGRGLRETVHGMCDWTHRNLGHIEASRRQFDDA